The Xiphophorus hellerii strain 12219 chromosome 7, Xiphophorus_hellerii-4.1, whole genome shotgun sequence nucleotide sequence CAGCCTCCAACAAACCCAGAGCCAACAGACTACCTCGTTAAGCTTTTTCGACCTGGCAGTGGATCATTAACCAGCCTTTGCTTTGACTGAAAACTAAAgcagcaaaattttaaaaatatttctgctatttttttttaaatgaatcacaCTAAGAACACTTGTacatttgcttctttttaagCTTTAAAGGAATTAATTCGTAAAAATGCATGCCAGGATGGAAGCAGCGGACATTGCAGTGGTTGCACTGTATTTTGTCCTGGTGCTGGCCATCGGGCTTTTGGCCATGTGGAAAGCCAATCGCAGCACCGTGAGTGGCTACTTCCTCGCTGGACGCTCCATGAACTGGGTAGTGATAGGGGCGTCCCTCTTCGTCAGCAACATTGGCAGCGAACACTTCATAGGTCTGGCTGGGTCGGGTGCAGCAAGCGGCTTTGCTGTAGGAGCCTGGGAATTCAATGCACTCCTCCTTCTGCAGCTGCTCGGCTGGGTGTTTATCCCCGTCTACATCTACTCTGGAGTTTACACTATGCCAGCGTACCTGTCAAAACGTTTTGGTGGGCACAGGCTGAAGGTTTACTTCGCCTGCCTATCTGTGCTGCTCTACGTCTTCACCAAGCTCTCCGTGGATCTGTATGCTGGTGCTCTCTTTATTCAGGAGTCCTTGGGGTGGAACCTTTATCTTTCAATTCTTCTGCTCATCAGTATGACTGCTCTTCTCACCATCACTGGTGGATTGGTTGCAGTGCTCTACACAGATGCTCTTCAGGCAGTGCTGATGATTGGTGGAGCCCTGACCTTAACCATCATGAGCCTAATCAAAGTTGGTGGACTAGAAGGGGTCAGAACTAAGTATATGCAAGCCATTCCTAATGTCACTGcaataatggctgctggaaactACACATATTCACCATCTTGTCGCATTGAACCAAAGCCAAACTCACTACACATCCTTCGCGGCCCTCTAGATGAGGATATTCCTTGGCCAGGTTTCATTCTGGGGCAAACCCCTGCATCCATTTGGTACTGGTGTGCAGACCAGGTCATTGTGCAGAGAGTATTAGCTGCTAAGAACATTGCTCATGCTAAGTGCTCAACACTCATGGCTGGATTTCTCAAGATCCTGCCCATGTTTGTGATAGTCATTCCAGGAATGATCTCTCGCATCTTATTCGCAGATGAGATTGCCTGCATCGGGCCGGAGCACTGCATGGCTGTGTGCGGTTCCCAGGCTGGGTGCTCGAACATCGCTTACCCACGCCTGGTGATGGCGGTGATGCCGGTGGGTCTCAGGGGTCTTATGATGGCGGTCATGATTGCTGCTTTGATGAGTGACCTTGACTCAATCTTCAACAGCGCAAGTACTATCTTCACCCTGGACATCTACCAGACTGTCAGGAAAACAGCTACGCAACGCGAGCTGCTGATTGTAGGCCGCATGTTTGTTGTGGTCATGGTGGTAATCAGCATCGCTTGGGTCCCTGTAATCATTGAGATGCAAGGTGGACAGACATACATGTACATCCAGGAAGTTGCTGGCTATCTCACCCCACCAATAGCTGCCCTTTTCCTGCTCGGTGTGTTCTGGAAGAGGTGTAACGAGACGGGCGCCTTCTGGGGAGGGATGACGGGTTTCGTGCTCGGTGCTGTACGGCTGATCCTCGCCTTCTTTTACCGCCAGCCTCGCTGTGACCAGCCAGACAACAGACCCTTCTTCATCGTCCACATTCATTACATGTACTTTGCAGCTGGACTCTTCTGGATTTCAGGGTTGGTTGCTGTGGTGGTCAGTCTTTGTACCTCTGCACCGGATGATGAACAGGTGCGCACCGCCACAGTCTGGGGGCTCCGCAAGCTGGAAAAGGTTCCCCCGAAGGACAGAGCTGTAAAGTACGGTCTCACAGAGAAGAACCAATGCAACAATAGCGAAGTCTACTATAAAGACATTCCTGTAGATGTCAAAATGGAGAGGTGTCTAGATGGAGCTGAGATCAAGCTTCTGGTCCCGTCCACAGACCATGATCCAGCTACTCCCAGCACGGAAACGTCCCCTGCCTCCACCCCTGCTGAGCAGCCTGCTTTCAACCAGATGGATATGATCAGACCAGAGCCAGGAGAAAAAGGCCTGTGCATGCGCTTTATTGACTGTTTCTGTGGGTACAAAGAAGAACCACATGGTGCTCCACAGAAAATCTCGCAGGAAGATGAGCGGGTGATTGCAGCGATGCTGTACGAATCCCCCAGAGTTAAACTCCTTCTCAACCTGGCCCTATTTGTGGTCTGCTCTGTGGGCATATTCATGTTTGTGTACTTCTCACTGTAGTTGGACCCCGTACAGAACTGTTTAGAGTACTTCTTTTGAATATGTAAGATAAGTGCAAGGTTTTTTTGGGCTGTTACAGcagtaaaaaaatttttcacggtttatacattttgtctgtaatatttacagttattttttgtatcTCATTAACAGGGATCTAAGCTtgttatcatttttaaatgagtaaaGCTTCTCCAcgtgaaaaagaaaagcaaaacacattGTACTTCTATGTGACTTTGAATCCTATTGTTAatcttgcatttaaaatgttgactGGGACTTTCAGAGTTGTTCTATAAGTGAATCTAATATTTGCCTTActatatatgtttttgttgcatttgaGGATGAGTTGAAATATTTATGACCTCTTTAGAAGGGGTGCAAGAGAAAACATCAAGAAGAATTGCTGGGTACTTGAAGAATGTTGcaaatgctgtttattttttaaaatatatttttaatagtgATAATTGAAACAATTGATTTGACTTACTTAATGTGTTGCATTTAGAACCACTTTATGGAGTTGTAATAAgaaatgtattcatgtttttctgctgatcGGTGTCAGAAAGAGAAGCataacttaaattatttttctttttttgttgtagtCAAAAATAGACATGGTGTAGTTAATTTAGTAACTTTTGACCAAATTTCAGTTGCATTTGGAGCATTATTTCTCTTTCTATTACTTTATACACATTGTGTTTTACACTACAttatgtttgattttgtttttgtggctaTTTTATTGTAACAGAAAGCACCAGTCAGTTCTTATTTGATGTCTTGTTGTTTCACATTAGAAAACTAAAGTCTTTTGCAAATCTTTTAGGGCTCATTTTGTTCAAATTGCTTCCATACTAAACTGTTTATTGTGTGTCctctgtctgtttttaaatattgtctatttaaggttattttttatgaatCTCCTACCAAATGTGTCTTATTGTGCAATGCataagtggggggaaaaaagaagaaaatttacaaagaacacagaaataaaaagtattttttaagtcTTGACTCAACCAGCTTTTtaatgcagtgttttttttggtgGCATAAATTGAGACTGATGCTGCAAAACTTAAAGAACGTTTGTGTCAGGGTTAGCATTTTGTTGGCACAGCTTACTTCTGATGTCATcattgaaatgtcttttttcaaTCTGCTGATCTTCTGGATTGTGGTAATTGTTTGAGTCACAactgcaaaaatatgaaaatttaaaGGAAGATTTGAATCAAGTTTTGCCCAACCTTGAGTGCACAATGTCAGTGAATGGGACAGGCAAACCCTTTTTCAAGTTGAGACATGTTGGGATGATGAGAGACGATTGCTGTACGggaaaaagctttaaaagttttttctttcctttttgagagaatatacattatttttattctagaGACTAAATAAAGTTTCTGTGGAGACCAGAAGGAAGGTGCGTtttcattctttattttctgaaataagtACATTACCCGAGTAAAAGTTGTTTGAACAGATAACAGAAATTgaggttttctgtttattatatTCATAATGTGAAACAACCCAAAGTAGATTACATTGTTGCATTGGGCACTTGAATTATATTAAGCATCCTTGGATAATTTTGTTCTTTCAAATGGCATTCATAAACATAAGCACAACTTTACGGATAATTTGCACCTCATATGCAATTGCAGTTTAATAATACTAGCAGTAGTAACTGGgaattacaaatacaaatacatcaTATTACCTGTGAtaaatcttttacttttaaaatgtcaatgtaACTCATTAGTGTTTGTTTGCATgtgtattaatattaataataatcacacattaaaaaacaagaattcaAAAAATTAAGCTGTTTAAATTCAGATCAGATTACTTCCGTCTTCTCTTCTTACTGCATTTCATCTTAAATTATTTACCATCACATCATAACTACATTAGTTGGATATCAAAACCTTAACCATCCTCTTGTAGAGAAGGTATGATGTAAAGATTTAAGACTGTAACTAAATCATCAGTCATTATATCACTCCTTTCTGAACATCCTATGCAAAGAGCTCTGCTGTCTTATTGACTAGGATTACATAAACCC carries:
- the slc5a3b gene encoding sodium/myo-inositol cotransporter, which produces MHARMEAADIAVVALYFVLVLAIGLLAMWKANRSTVSGYFLAGRSMNWVVIGASLFVSNIGSEHFIGLAGSGAASGFAVGAWEFNALLLLQLLGWVFIPVYIYSGVYTMPAYLSKRFGGHRLKVYFACLSVLLYVFTKLSVDLYAGALFIQESLGWNLYLSILLLISMTALLTITGGLVAVLYTDALQAVLMIGGALTLTIMSLIKVGGLEGVRTKYMQAIPNVTAIMAAGNYTYSPSCRIEPKPNSLHILRGPLDEDIPWPGFILGQTPASIWYWCADQVIVQRVLAAKNIAHAKCSTLMAGFLKILPMFVIVIPGMISRILFADEIACIGPEHCMAVCGSQAGCSNIAYPRLVMAVMPVGLRGLMMAVMIAALMSDLDSIFNSASTIFTLDIYQTVRKTATQRELLIVGRMFVVVMVVISIAWVPVIIEMQGGQTYMYIQEVAGYLTPPIAALFLLGVFWKRCNETGAFWGGMTGFVLGAVRLILAFFYRQPRCDQPDNRPFFIVHIHYMYFAAGLFWISGLVAVVVSLCTSAPDDEQVRTATVWGLRKLEKVPPKDRAVKYGLTEKNQCNNSEVYYKDIPVDVKMERCLDGAEIKLLVPSTDHDPATPSTETSPASTPAEQPAFNQMDMIRPEPGEKGLCMRFIDCFCGYKEEPHGAPQKISQEDERVIAAMLYESPRVKLLLNLALFVVCSVGIFMFVYFSL